A window of Longispora fulva contains these coding sequences:
- a CDS encoding WXG100 family type VII secretion target, whose translation MKVDWSTAVQQVVIQGRPGDVKSAALGWEEVLKRAGDIKSTLERDVADLAQVWTGPAYESYKTHMMGIAKKIGDAIDKVNSGTGVVPSLQEAATKLAEAQNAMPVPHGMFGELMAARNGKYSLGPKFCEITLSNELLKNPVLKFIGSSQDMLEQALHDIEGPALKTYDKVSGEYEGVRQRMPDAVHVGSDVRRNAGEPELTVGEGVSGVSGGPDLGAGGAYPSKGFAEHQPGAFGSAHTPGDPRDAWNKGWEDAGDFRPPASDSEHPSATGLAGTAGPFGSGGTGFSADPSALGLGGGSGSTGLAPGSVPGGGTLGRPVDLPRTLAAGNSARLAGSTGFGGMGAIGTPAANSAEDKSSYSTWLREDRTIWFGDEEIAPAVLGKVEEPASDWPAGVEMVRFIRPQD comes from the coding sequence GTGAAGGTTGACTGGAGCACCGCGGTGCAACAGGTCGTGATCCAGGGCCGGCCCGGCGACGTGAAGAGCGCAGCGCTGGGGTGGGAGGAGGTGTTGAAGCGGGCCGGCGATATCAAGTCCACGCTGGAACGGGATGTCGCCGACCTGGCCCAGGTCTGGACCGGGCCGGCATACGAGTCCTACAAGACACACATGATGGGCATCGCGAAAAAGATCGGCGATGCGATCGACAAGGTGAATTCAGGCACGGGGGTCGTGCCCTCCTTACAGGAGGCTGCCACCAAGCTTGCCGAGGCGCAGAATGCGATGCCGGTGCCGCATGGGATGTTCGGTGAGTTGATGGCCGCTCGCAATGGGAAGTACAGCCTGGGGCCCAAATTTTGTGAGATCACGCTGTCCAATGAGCTGCTCAAGAATCCTGTGCTCAAGTTCATCGGCAGCAGCCAGGACATGCTGGAGCAGGCCTTGCACGACATCGAAGGGCCGGCGCTCAAGACGTACGACAAGGTGTCTGGGGAGTATGAGGGTGTGCGGCAACGTATGCCGGATGCTGTGCATGTCGGCTCGGATGTTCGGAGAAATGCTGGAGAACCCGAGCTGACAGTTGGAGAAGGTGTCTCTGGTGTCTCTGGTGGACCCGACCTCGGTGCTGGTGGTGCGTACCCATCGAAGGGTTTTGCTGAGCATCAACCTGGAGCCTTTGGGTCTGCTCACACCCCCGGCGACCCGCGGGATGCCTGGAACAAAGGCTGGGAGGACGCTGGCGACTTCCGCCCCCCGGCCTCGGACTCCGAACACCCCTCCGCCACCGGCCTCGCCGGCACAGCCGGCCCCTTCGGCTCCGGCGGTACCGGGTTCAGTGCGGACCCGTCCGCCCTCGGCCTGGGCGGCGGTTCCGGCTCGACCGGCCTCGCCCCAGGCTCCGTCCCCGGCGGCGGCACCCTGGGCCGCCCCGTGGACCTCCCGCGCACCCTCGCGGCCGGCAACTCCGCACGCCTGGCCGGCTCCACCGGATTCGGCGGAATGGGCGCGATCGGTACCCCCGCCGCGAACTCCGCCGAGGACAAGTCCTCGTATTCCACCTGGCTGCGTGAGGACCGGACGATCTGGTTCGGCGACGAGGAGATCGCCCCGGCGGTCCTCGGCAAGGTGGAGGAGCCGGCGTCCGACTGGCCGGCAGGAGTCGAGATGGTGCGGTTCATCCGCCCGCAGGACTGA
- a CDS encoding S8 family serine peptidase, whose product MLVAAPGVAYADTVRGLSWHLDFLKVERAHAISQGEGVVVAVIDSGVDAGHPDLQGQVLPGWGIGGDAAPDGRTDNRDHGTGMASLIAGKGGNDNRLLGIAPKSKILPIALGEASEEREVSQAVRWAVDHGARVINISIAFPASELAEDLRQSVAYAMSKDVVVVAGAGNTDANGLGVGVPAAIPGVVASAAVDRSGGAWAGSSHGHEVSVGAPGVQVITSAPANRSKNGYLVGDGSSNAAALVSGEAALIRSQFKQLSAANVINRIIRTAKDAGKPGRDDLYGFGVIDPVAALTADVPEVKDNPLLGAQQGSSTGPGSAGPTGQPLVSAHIDWKIMGPLLVVVAVLAGGITWLVLASNRRRRRAVQRVPGYPPGR is encoded by the coding sequence GTGCTGGTCGCTGCGCCGGGGGTGGCGTACGCCGATACGGTGCGGGGGCTGTCCTGGCATTTGGATTTCTTGAAGGTGGAGCGGGCGCATGCGATCAGCCAGGGGGAGGGGGTGGTCGTGGCTGTGATCGATTCCGGGGTGGATGCGGGGCATCCGGATTTGCAGGGGCAGGTTTTGCCTGGGTGGGGGATTGGGGGGGATGCGGCGCCGGATGGCAGGACCGACAACAGAGATCACGGAACAGGTATGGCTAGCCTGATCGCCGGAAAGGGAGGTAATGACAATCGATTGCTGGGAATCGCCCCTAAGTCCAAGATCCTGCCCATTGCGCTTGGCGAGGCATCAGAGGAGCGCGAAGTAAGTCAAGCAGTGAGATGGGCTGTAGATCACGGCGCAAGGGTGATCAACATTTCGATCGCCTTTCCTGCGTCGGAACTGGCAGAAGACCTTCGGCAATCAGTTGCCTATGCGATGTCGAAGGATGTGGTCGTCGTTGCTGGTGCAGGTAATACGGATGCGAATGGCCTGGGTGTCGGTGTGCCGGCAGCGATTCCTGGTGTAGTTGCGAGTGCCGCAGTCGATAGAAGCGGAGGGGCATGGGCTGGTTCGTCCCATGGCCACGAGGTCTCAGTCGGAGCTCCGGGGGTCCAAGTGATTACCTCAGCTCCTGCAAACCGTTCGAAGAATGGATATCTCGTCGGTGACGGGAGCAGCAACGCTGCGGCCCTCGTTTCTGGTGAAGCTGCGCTCATTCGGTCTCAGTTTAAGCAACTCAGCGCGGCTAACGTAATCAACCGGATTATCCGCACGGCCAAGGATGCAGGCAAGCCGGGGCGGGACGACCTCTATGGGTTCGGAGTGATTGATCCGGTCGCTGCGCTGACGGCGGATGTGCCTGAGGTCAAGGACAACCCGCTTCTTGGTGCACAGCAAGGTAGTTCGACCGGTCCGGGGTCCGCCGGTCCGACAGGCCAGCCTCTCGTTTCGGCGCACATCGACTGGAAGATCATGGGTCCGCTCCTGGTGGTCGTGGCGGTGCTGGCTGGTGGCATCACCTGGCTGGTGCTGGCGAGCAACCGGCGGCGTCGGCGGGCGGTCCAACGCGTACCCGGGTATCCGCCCGGGCGCTGA
- a CDS encoding DivIVA domain-containing protein: MTGKKFDVVLRGYDRRQVDVLLARAEERGLTREEVENANLTIVLRGYHCGQVLAYLAGLVEGQ, encoded by the coding sequence ATGACGGGGAAGAAGTTCGATGTGGTCCTGCGTGGGTACGACCGCAGGCAGGTGGACGTGTTGCTGGCCCGGGCCGAGGAGCGTGGGCTGACCCGAGAGGAGGTGGAGAACGCGAATCTGACGATCGTGCTCCGGGGGTACCACTGTGGCCAGGTGCTCGCGTACCTCGCCGGGTTGGTGGAGGGACAGTAG
- a CDS encoding 2-phosphosulfolactate phosphatase — protein sequence MSCTDGPALPDFALTNSPGQLSTVDVRGATIIQATVNGTRGTAAARTADELLVASFPNARATAWALGDRPATFVVTGGEEDRECAEFIAALREDPDTAPEPYLERSRRSRAAVRLAEGVASGYSGINALDVERSLALDVLNRPLVATPTGDHLILT from the coding sequence GTGAGCTGCACCGACGGCCCCGCGCTGCCGGACTTCGCGCTGACGAACTCGCCCGGACAGTTGTCCACTGTCGACGTGCGGGGCGCGACGATCATCCAGGCGACAGTGAACGGCACCCGGGGCACGGCGGCGGCGCGTACCGCCGACGAGCTCCTGGTGGCGAGTTTTCCCAACGCCCGGGCCACGGCATGGGCCCTCGGCGACCGGCCGGCGACGTTCGTGGTGACCGGCGGCGAGGAGGACCGGGAGTGCGCGGAGTTCATCGCGGCGCTGCGGGAGGACCCCGACACCGCGCCGGAACCCTATCTCGAGCGCTCCCGCCGGTCGAGGGCGGCTGTGAGGCTCGCCGAGGGCGTGGCCAGCGGGTACTCGGGAATCAACGCCCTCGACGTCGAGCGCTCACTCGCCCTTGACGTCCTGAACCGCCCCCTCGTCGCGACCCCGACCGGGGACCACCTGATCCTGACCTGA
- a CDS encoding Rieske 2Fe-2S domain-containing protein — protein sequence MFIETGAGSILCDPWVNPAYFGSWFPFPDNVDLDWDRLGNPDFLYVSHLHRDHFDAEFLASRISKKATVLLPEYPTSQLEDELRELGFTSFFRTKSDEVHEIDGLKVMIQALTSPTDGPIGDSAIWVEHDGVRLLNQNDARPTDLSTFAELGHVHAHLLQFSGAIWYPMVYELPQAAKTAFGKQKRDRQFDRTVRYIDDLNASYVIPIAGPPCFLDDALWQFNDIHGDEGNIFPDQQVFLDHIEGLGYDNGVLLLPGSVADAATGKVEHPVADVRAFFENKPVYLREMAERKRPALEAEKATWSHPEIDVLAELKRRVEPIMGESEYIAGGIGGPVRFDLLATDSEEVVESIVFDFPNKEIRVAADEKVRYRFRTERRLVEHLIFIDEGDWVNSLFLSCRFSAARIGQYNEFVYAFFKCLSEERINYAEGWYAEQKPDAEDIELDGWTVQRRCPHLKADLGRFGKVEDGVLTCQMHGWKWNLGSGKCITSAGHEIRSSAS from the coding sequence ATGTTCATCGAGACCGGCGCGGGGAGCATCCTGTGCGACCCGTGGGTAAATCCTGCCTACTTCGGGTCGTGGTTCCCCTTCCCGGACAATGTCGACCTCGACTGGGACCGGCTCGGCAACCCCGACTTCCTCTACGTCTCCCACCTGCACCGCGACCACTTCGACGCGGAGTTCCTGGCGTCGCGGATCAGTAAGAAGGCGACGGTCCTGCTGCCGGAGTACCCGACGTCGCAGCTGGAGGACGAGCTGCGCGAACTCGGGTTCACCTCGTTCTTCCGCACGAAGAGCGACGAGGTGCACGAGATCGACGGCCTGAAGGTCATGATCCAGGCGCTGACCTCCCCGACGGACGGCCCGATCGGCGACTCCGCCATCTGGGTCGAGCACGACGGCGTGCGGCTGCTCAACCAGAACGACGCCCGCCCCACGGACCTGTCGACCTTCGCGGAACTGGGGCACGTGCACGCGCACCTGCTGCAGTTCAGCGGGGCGATCTGGTACCCGATGGTGTACGAACTGCCCCAGGCGGCCAAGACGGCCTTCGGCAAGCAGAAGCGCGACCGGCAGTTCGACCGCACCGTGCGCTACATCGACGACCTGAACGCGAGCTACGTCATCCCGATCGCCGGCCCGCCGTGCTTCCTGGACGACGCGCTGTGGCAGTTCAACGACATCCACGGCGACGAGGGCAACATCTTCCCCGACCAGCAGGTGTTCCTCGACCACATCGAGGGCCTCGGTTACGACAACGGGGTGCTGCTGCTGCCCGGTTCCGTCGCTGATGCCGCCACCGGCAAGGTCGAGCACCCGGTCGCGGACGTGCGCGCGTTCTTCGAGAACAAGCCGGTCTACCTGCGGGAGATGGCCGAGCGCAAGCGGCCAGCGCTGGAGGCGGAGAAGGCCACCTGGTCGCACCCCGAGATCGACGTGCTCGCCGAGCTGAAGCGCCGGGTCGAGCCGATCATGGGGGAGTCGGAGTACATCGCGGGCGGCATCGGCGGCCCGGTGCGCTTCGACCTGCTGGCCACCGACTCCGAGGAGGTCGTCGAGAGCATCGTCTTCGACTTCCCGAACAAGGAGATCCGGGTCGCCGCCGACGAGAAGGTCCGCTACCGGTTCCGCACGGAGCGCCGCCTGGTCGAGCACCTGATCTTCATCGACGAGGGCGACTGGGTCAACTCGTTGTTCCTGTCCTGCCGGTTCTCGGCGGCCCGGATCGGCCAGTACAACGAGTTCGTCTACGCGTTCTTCAAGTGCCTGTCCGAGGAGCGGATCAACTACGCCGAGGGCTGGTACGCAGAACAGAAGCCCGACGCCGAGGACATCGAGCTCGACGGCTGGACCGTGCAGCGCCGGTGCCCGCACCTCAAGGCAGACCTCGGCCGGTTCGGCAAGGTCGAGGACGGCGTGCTGACCTGCCAGATGCACGGCTGGAAGTGGAACCTCGGGTCCGGCAAGTGCATCACCAGCGCGGGGCACGAGATCCGCTCGTCGGCGTCCTAG
- a CDS encoding DUF2631 domain-containing protein: MKVARIGGIVTILVLLVMTIGNHEGNVENVWLIGLAALLAATLVGDWLLRKNGLKSN; the protein is encoded by the coding sequence ATGAAGGTTGCTCGGATCGGCGGCATCGTCACGATCCTGGTCCTTCTGGTCATGACCATCGGCAACCACGAGGGCAACGTCGAGAACGTCTGGCTGATCGGCCTCGCCGCGCTGCTGGCCGCCACCCTCGTCGGTGACTGGCTCCTCCGCAAGAACGGCCTCAAATCGAACTAG
- a CDS encoding DivIVA domain-containing protein, with the protein MTSSGGQRFRRRALRRGYKVDEVDIFLDRVEATLGGDAPGTPVTAQEVHDVVFRVRFGGYDEWQVDLHLDRVERQLTELEERGGLYQRVEQRLAPQQVPPRVQPQGPPPVQAFDERPQAPFDERPPMPPQPGMPPQFDDRTSQQPPVRDDRGFAPPPVREDYPTQNFPSVVPPPLPPVAAPPQSRSGEYPRPDPTSFNSGGYDAAGRHGRMDMTGEMGAVTGAFTPDEVGKVDALRRTFQPRRFGSGYDPAQVDRLFDAVLAYMTGRSGAAVADGELDPSQFSLVQGGYFEADVDSALKEIRALLRK; encoded by the coding sequence GTGACGAGTTCAGGTGGTCAGCGGTTCCGACGTCGGGCGCTGCGCCGTGGCTACAAGGTCGACGAGGTGGACATCTTCCTCGACCGCGTGGAGGCGACGCTGGGTGGTGACGCTCCGGGCACGCCCGTGACCGCGCAGGAGGTCCACGACGTGGTCTTCCGGGTCCGGTTCGGCGGCTACGACGAGTGGCAGGTGGACCTGCACCTCGACCGGGTGGAGCGCCAGCTGACCGAGCTCGAGGAGCGTGGCGGCCTGTACCAGCGGGTGGAGCAGCGGCTCGCGCCTCAGCAGGTCCCGCCGCGCGTGCAGCCCCAGGGCCCGCCGCCCGTGCAGGCCTTCGACGAGCGGCCCCAGGCGCCGTTCGACGAGCGCCCGCCGATGCCGCCGCAGCCCGGGATGCCGCCCCAGTTCGACGACCGCACCTCGCAGCAGCCTCCGGTGCGCGACGACCGCGGGTTCGCCCCGCCGCCGGTCCGCGAGGACTACCCGACGCAGAACTTCCCGAGCGTCGTCCCGCCGCCCCTGCCCCCGGTGGCGGCCCCGCCGCAGAGCCGGTCGGGGGAGTATCCGCGTCCGGACCCCACGAGCTTCAACAGTGGCGGCTACGATGCGGCCGGCCGGCACGGTCGGATGGACATGACCGGCGAGATGGGTGCCGTGACCGGCGCCTTCACTCCCGACGAGGTCGGCAAGGTGGACGCGCTGCGACGCACGTTCCAGCCGCGCCGCTTCGGCAGCGGGTACGACCCGGCGCAGGTGGACCGGCTGTTCGACGCGGTCCTGGCGTACATGACGGGGCGCTCCGGTGCGGCCGTCGCCGACGGGGAGCTCGACCCGAGCCAGTTCAGCCTGGTTCAGGGCGGGTACTTCGAGGCGGACGTCGACTCGGCGCTCAAGGAGATCCGGGCCCTGCTCCGCAAGTAG
- the rlmN gene encoding 23S rRNA (adenine(2503)-C(2))-methyltransferase RlmN translates to MTTLPVLNMSPPRRAGRSMPPRHLADLDLAGRRAAVAELGEKPFRATQLSTHYFGRLEGDPAAMTDLPAGLREKLAAELLPQLLTPARRLATDDGLTQKTLWKLHDGSLVESVLMGYPSGSDESDDSDQPARFGRATVCISSQAGCGMACPFCATGQAGLTRNLSTGEIVDQVVDAARIAASGQLAGMPTRLSNVVFMGMGEPMANYNRVIEAVRRITDPAPEGLGLSQRHVTVSTVGLVPAMRKLADEGLSVTLALSLHAPDDELRDELVPVNTRWKVSEVLDAAWHYASKTGRRVSIEYAMIRDMNDQPWRADLLGRLLSGRLAHVNLIPLNPTPGSKWDASPKPVEREFVRRLRAAGVPTTVRDTRGREIDGACGQLAAAEVDE, encoded by the coding sequence ATGACGACCCTGCCTGTACTCAACATGTCGCCGCCGCGCCGCGCCGGCCGTTCCATGCCGCCCCGGCACCTGGCCGACCTCGACCTGGCCGGGCGTCGGGCCGCCGTCGCGGAGCTGGGGGAGAAGCCGTTCCGGGCCACCCAGCTCTCGACGCACTACTTCGGGCGCTTAGAGGGCGACCCGGCGGCGATGACGGACCTGCCCGCCGGGCTGCGCGAGAAGCTGGCGGCAGAGCTGCTGCCCCAGCTGCTCACCCCGGCCCGCAGGCTCGCGACGGACGACGGGCTGACCCAGAAGACGCTGTGGAAGCTGCACGACGGCTCGCTCGTGGAGAGCGTCCTGATGGGGTACCCGTCGGGATCTGACGAATCGGATGACTCGGATCAACCGGCCAGGTTCGGTCGGGCCACGGTGTGTATTTCGTCACAGGCCGGCTGTGGCATGGCTTGTCCATTCTGCGCGACCGGCCAGGCGGGCCTGACCCGGAACCTGTCGACCGGCGAGATCGTCGACCAGGTCGTCGACGCCGCCCGGATCGCGGCCAGTGGCCAGCTCGCGGGCATGCCGACCCGGCTGTCGAACGTCGTGTTCATGGGCATGGGCGAGCCGATGGCGAACTACAACCGGGTCATCGAGGCGGTCCGACGGATCACCGATCCTGCCCCGGAGGGCCTGGGCCTGTCCCAGCGGCACGTGACAGTCTCGACCGTGGGCCTGGTGCCCGCGATGCGCAAACTGGCCGACGAGGGTCTGTCGGTCACGTTGGCGCTGTCCCTGCACGCCCCGGACGACGAGCTGCGCGACGAGCTGGTCCCGGTGAACACCCGGTGGAAGGTCTCCGAAGTCCTTGACGCGGCGTGGCACTATGCGTCGAAGACCGGACGTAGGGTCTCCATCGAGTACGCGATGATCAGAGATATGAACGATCAGCCGTGGCGCGCCGACCTGCTCGGACGCCTACTATCTGGTCGGTTGGCACACGTGAACCTCATCCCGCTCAACCCCACACCCGGCAGCAAGTGGGATGCGAGCCCCAAGCCGGTGGAGCGGGAGTTCGTCCGACGACTGCGTGCCGCGGGAGTGCCGACTACAGTTCGGGACACGCGGGGTCGGGAGATCGACGGGGCATGTGGGCAGCTCGCTGCTGCGGAGGTGGATGAGTGA
- a CDS encoding phosphatidate cytidylyltransferase yields MTDFDPFENGGRRARRERADPPADEQPDWLDQAWDSTTPSWAESGPVAHPESDFDPFAPPAPLPPEDHPGVPESEPPAAPVPDAPPAPPKAGRNLPAAIGVGAGLGALVVASLFIRREGALFLLAAAVVIGIWELVRALGDGPERPPLGPLLAGGVLMIGLAWFGDVGALTIGLLLTLLAVMVWRLADGPPAYARSVTSAAMVAVYVPFLASFFVLLLRPEDGALRVLCVVAAVVLSDTGGYIAGVFLGKHPMAPTVSPKKSWEGFGGSVLACAIGGTLMLRFMLDTPWWAGAVFGVALAIGSTVGDLAESLLKRDLGIKDMGTLLPGHGGVMDRLDSLLVAAPLGYMLLSVLAAPTG; encoded by the coding sequence ATGACAGATTTCGACCCCTTCGAGAACGGAGGTCGGCGCGCCCGCCGCGAGCGCGCCGACCCACCGGCCGACGAGCAGCCGGACTGGCTCGACCAGGCCTGGGACTCCACCACCCCGTCGTGGGCGGAGTCCGGCCCCGTCGCGCACCCAGAGTCCGATTTCGACCCGTTCGCACCTCCCGCGCCGTTGCCGCCGGAAGACCATCCGGGGGTACCGGAGTCCGAACCCCCCGCGGCTCCCGTCCCCGACGCACCCCCCGCGCCCCCCAAGGCCGGCCGGAACCTGCCGGCGGCGATCGGGGTCGGCGCCGGGCTGGGCGCGCTCGTCGTGGCCAGCCTGTTCATCCGGCGCGAGGGCGCGCTGTTCCTCCTGGCGGCAGCCGTCGTCATCGGGATCTGGGAGCTCGTCCGAGCGCTGGGCGATGGTCCGGAACGGCCCCCGCTGGGCCCGCTGCTGGCCGGCGGGGTGCTGATGATCGGCCTCGCCTGGTTCGGAGACGTCGGCGCGCTCACGATCGGCCTGCTGCTCACCCTGTTGGCCGTGATGGTGTGGCGGCTCGCGGACGGCCCGCCGGCGTACGCGCGGTCGGTCACCTCCGCGGCCATGGTCGCCGTGTACGTCCCGTTCCTGGCCTCCTTCTTCGTCCTCCTCCTGCGGCCGGAGGACGGCGCGCTGCGGGTGCTGTGCGTCGTGGCCGCCGTGGTGCTCTCCGACACGGGCGGTTACATCGCCGGCGTGTTCCTCGGCAAGCACCCGATGGCGCCGACCGTGAGCCCGAAGAAGTCCTGGGAGGGCTTCGGCGGATCCGTGCTCGCCTGCGCGATCGGCGGCACGCTGATGCTCCGGTTCATGCTCGACACGCCGTGGTGGGCGGGCGCCGTGTTCGGCGTGGCCCTGGCGATCGGCTCGACCGTGGGCGATCTGGCGGAGTCGTTACTGAAACGTGATCTGGGGATCAAGGACATGGGCACGCTGCTGCCCGGCCACGGCGGCGTCATGGACAGGTTGGACTCCCTGCTCGTGGCCGCCCCGCTCGGGTACATGTTGCTGAGCGTGTTGGCCGCCCCCACCGGGTGA
- the frr gene encoding ribosome recycling factor, producing MIDDTLLEAEEKMDSAVEHAKSEFAAIRTGRASAAMFSKIVIDYYGTPTALPQMASIGVPEARMVIIKPYDASQLGNIERAIRDSDLGVNPNNEGTQIRINIPPMTEERRRDMIKVARGKGEDAKVAVRNIRRRANDELAKIQKDGEAGEDEVKRAEKELDALTAKYVATIDELLKHKEAELLEV from the coding sequence GTGATCGACGACACACTCCTCGAGGCCGAGGAGAAGATGGATTCGGCAGTCGAGCACGCCAAGTCGGAGTTCGCGGCGATCCGCACGGGCCGGGCGAGCGCCGCCATGTTCTCCAAGATCGTGATCGACTACTACGGCACGCCCACCGCGCTGCCGCAGATGGCGTCCATCGGCGTGCCCGAGGCCCGCATGGTCATCATCAAGCCCTACGACGCGAGCCAGCTCGGCAACATCGAGCGCGCGATCCGCGACTCCGACCTCGGCGTGAACCCGAACAACGAGGGCACCCAGATCCGGATCAACATCCCGCCGATGACCGAGGAACGCCGCCGCGACATGATCAAGGTCGCGCGGGGCAAGGGCGAGGACGCCAAGGTCGCCGTCCGCAACATCCGCCGCCGCGCCAACGACGAGCTCGCCAAGATCCAGAAGGACGGCGAGGCCGGCGAGGACGAGGTGAAGCGGGCGGAGAAGGAGCTCGACGCGTTGACCGCGAAGTACGTGGCGACGATCGACGAGCTGCTCAAGCACAAGGAAGCCGAGCTGCTCGAAGTCTGA
- the pyrH gene encoding UMP kinase: MTDTASTRYRRVVLKLSGEMFGGGAVGVDPDVVSEVARQIAKAVTERGVQVAVVMGGGNFFRGAELQKRGMDRPRADYIGMLGTVMNCLALQDFLEKEGIDTRVQTAIHMAQVAEPYIPRRAIRHLEKGRVVIFGAGAGMPFFSTDTVAAQRALEIAADAVLMSKNGVDAVYTSDPRTNPDAEKLDTITFEESLRRGLKVVDAAAFSLCMENRLPMLVFGAEGDDILVRALGGERIGTLITSAEAGPRK; encoded by the coding sequence ATGACCGACACGGCCTCCACCCGCTACCGTCGGGTGGTTCTGAAGCTCTCCGGCGAGATGTTCGGCGGCGGAGCGGTCGGCGTCGATCCGGATGTCGTCTCCGAGGTGGCCCGCCAGATCGCCAAGGCCGTCACCGAGCGGGGCGTGCAGGTCGCCGTCGTGATGGGCGGCGGAAACTTCTTCCGGGGCGCCGAGCTGCAGAAGCGCGGCATGGACCGCCCCCGTGCCGACTACATCGGCATGCTCGGCACCGTGATGAACTGCCTGGCCCTCCAGGACTTCCTGGAGAAGGAGGGCATCGACACCCGCGTGCAGACCGCCATCCACATGGCCCAGGTCGCCGAGCCCTACATCCCGCGCCGGGCCATCCGGCACCTGGAGAAGGGCCGGGTCGTCATCTTCGGCGCCGGCGCCGGCATGCCGTTCTTCTCCACCGACACCGTGGCGGCCCAGCGCGCGCTGGAGATCGCCGCGGACGCCGTGCTGATGAGCAAGAACGGCGTGGACGCCGTGTACACCTCGGACCCGCGGACCAACCCGGACGCCGAGAAGCTCGATACCATCACGTTCGAGGAGTCGCTCCGGCGTGGACTGAAGGTGGTCGACGCGGCCGCGTTCAGCCTCTGCATGGAGAACCGCCTGCCGATGCTGGTGTTCGGGGCCGAGGGCGACGACATCCTCGTCCGGGCACTCGGCGGCGAGCGGATCGGCACCCTGATCACCTCGGCTGAGGCCGGGCCCCGCAAGTAG
- the tsf gene encoding translation elongation factor Ts, with amino-acid sequence MANFSAADVKKLRDLTAAGMMDCKKALEESDGDFDKAVEILRVKGAKDVGKRAGRTAANGLVAQSGNALLELNCETDFVAKNGAFIELAQALVEHVAAVKPASVEAALATEINGQSVADLIQDESAKIGEKLVLNRIALFEGQTTVYMHRKSADLPPAVGVMVEFTGANTEAARGIAMQIAAMRPSYVTRDEVPAEVVESERRIAEQTSREEGKPEAALPKIIEGRVNGFFKDVVLTEQASVTDSKKSVAQILTEAGITVTRFARIEVGQA; translated from the coding sequence ATGGCGAACTTCAGCGCAGCGGACGTCAAGAAGCTCCGCGACCTCACCGCTGCCGGCATGATGGACTGTAAGAAGGCGCTCGAGGAGTCGGACGGCGACTTCGACAAGGCTGTCGAGATCCTGCGCGTCAAGGGCGCCAAGGATGTCGGCAAGCGCGCTGGGCGCACGGCGGCCAACGGCCTCGTCGCCCAGTCGGGCAACGCCCTGCTCGAGCTCAACTGCGAGACCGACTTCGTCGCGAAGAACGGCGCGTTCATCGAGCTGGCCCAGGCCCTCGTCGAGCACGTCGCGGCGGTCAAGCCGGCGTCGGTCGAGGCGGCTCTGGCCACCGAGATCAACGGCCAGTCGGTCGCTGACCTGATCCAGGACGAGTCGGCGAAGATCGGCGAGAAGCTGGTCCTCAACCGGATCGCGCTGTTCGAGGGTCAGACCACGGTGTACATGCACCGCAAGAGCGCCGACCTGCCGCCGGCTGTCGGCGTCATGGTCGAGTTCACGGGCGCGAACACTGAGGCCGCGCGCGGCATCGCGATGCAGATCGCCGCCATGCGTCCGAGCTACGTCACCCGTGACGAGGTTCCGGCCGAGGTCGTCGAGTCCGAGCGTCGGATCGCTGAGCAGACCTCCCGCGAGGAGGGCAAGCCCGAGGCGGCCCTGCCGAAGATCATCGAGGGCCGGGTCAACGGCTTCTTCAAGGACGTCGTGCTGACCGAGCAGGCCTCGGTGACCGACTCGAAGAAGTCGGTCGCCCAGATCCTGACCGAGGCCGGGATCACCGTGACGCGGTTCGCCCGCATCGAGGTCGGCCAGGCCTAA